The Thermoplasmata archaeon genome includes a window with the following:
- a CDS encoding 30S ribosomal protein S27ae has protein sequence MAKAAAPKAAIKKSSAYQVDGNTVTRTKQFCPKCGPGTFMAVHKDRVSCGCCGYTEFTKKD, from the coding sequence ATGGCAAAAGCAGCAGCACCCAAGGCAGCAATCAAGAAATCAAGTGCATATCAGGTCGACGGAAACACCGTCACAAGGACCAAACAGTTCTGTCCCAAGTGCGGACCCGGAACATTTATGGCAGTCCACAAGGACCGTGTATCCTGCGGATGCTGCGGATACACCGAGTTCACAAAGAAGGACTGA
- a CDS encoding DNA-directed RNA polymerase, giving the protein MYMLTEVEKVVRIPPVELKEDIDNVIDRLTWDAYEGRFSEDKTFTVLIRNVRTEGPGRIVHGDGAVYQTVKFDQIVFKPKENEIVEGVVVEVLKFGAFVRFGPLDGLLHISQVMDDRVDIDETNQRLVGKDSGRFLAVGDIVRARVVSIDLNEKNPQDSKIGLTMRQPGLGKLQWIEEDAKKHKESEGDE; this is encoded by the coding sequence ATGTACATGCTTACAGAAGTCGAAAAGGTCGTCCGTATCCCACCGGTCGAACTCAAAGAGGACATCGACAACGTCATCGACAGACTCACATGGGACGCCTACGAAGGCAGATTCAGCGAGGACAAGACCTTCACGGTACTGATCAGGAATGTCAGGACCGAGGGTCCGGGACGCATCGTTCACGGAGACGGTGCAGTCTATCAGACGGTGAAGTTCGATCAGATCGTCTTCAAGCCCAAAGAGAACGAGATCGTCGAGGGAGTGGTCGTAGAGGTCCTCAAGTTCGGCGCTTTCGTCAGATTCGGTCCCCTCGATGGACTCCTCCACATTAGCCAGGTAATGGATGACCGTGTGGACATCGACGAGACCAACCAGAGGCTCGTAGGAAAGGACAGCGGAAGATTCCTTGCAGTGGGAGACATTGTCAGGGCAAGGGTCGTCAGCATCGATCTCAACGAGAAGAATCCGCAGGACAGTAAGATCGGACTCACCATGAGGCAGCCCGGTCTCGGAAAGCTCCAGTGGATCGAAGAGGATGCAAAGAAGCACAAGGAATCGGAAGGTGATGAGTGA
- a CDS encoding DUF359 domain-containing protein: MFERDLVLPEKDRQMFKEPLGTELYDSDLETFHAQTTLITVGDVVSLTFRRHGIRPFLSIYDGITERREMTEFATLVESEEKEEVVNPAGMITRQLVESIRGRIEGSGGLIKVIGEEDLALMPVILFAPIGTDIVYGWPGKCMMRVTTDESIKSKIEQLMFKMEEAE, from the coding sequence ATGTTCGAGAGGGACCTTGTCCTGCCTGAGAAAGACAGGCAGATGTTCAAGGAACCGCTGGGAACGGAACTGTACGACAGCGATCTTGAAACGTTTCACGCTCAAACAACCTTAATCACCGTTGGGGACGTGGTATCCCTGACGTTCAGAAGACACGGCATAAGGCCTTTCCTGTCGATATACGACGGGATCACCGAGCGCCGTGAGATGACCGAGTTCGCAACCCTCGTGGAGAGCGAGGAGAAGGAGGAGGTCGTCAACCCCGCGGGAATGATCACCAGGCAACTGGTCGAGAGCATCCGCGGACGCATCGAAGGGTCCGGAGGACTGATAAAGGTCATCGGGGAAGAGGATCTGGCGCTGATGCCTGTGATCCTGTTCGCACCGATAGGCACCGATATCGTGTACGGGTGGCCCGGAAAGTGCATGATGCGCGTCACCACGGATGAAAGCATCAAATCCAAGATAGAACAGCTGATGTTCAAAATGGAGGAAGCAGAATGA
- a CDS encoding sodium-translocating pyrophosphatase produces MIVDIFATENLLFMIPVATIIALIFAAYFFKDVWSKDKGTPEMQKVSDAIETGAMAYLKRQYKTIGIVIAILAVIIALCTFVGEPFSNYLNYKVAIAFVIGAAFSILSGFIGMKVSVNSNIRTSAAAKRSLGEAFKTSFRGGALSGIAVSALSLFGLFMVVLIYNALIGDGDGLTPSLTPTLHAVVGYAFGASFAALFAQLGGGIYTKAADVGSDLVGKVEAGIPEDDPRNPAVVADLVGDNVGDCAGRGADIFESTAAEIIGAMVIGTAVVSVAPYLGNNWVFLPLVLMAFGLVASLVGIAVVRMKEDDDVVKSLNKGYYVTIALNVIFLAVGTYYLLGEDYWVHFFIAGLIGIALGLAIVYLTQYYTGDHKPVKGIAAASETGAATNVIEGISVGMESTVLPVVCIVIAIVATYMLGYTAAPEIFGVKIDPTTFGFYGTAVGTIAMLASSAFILAEDTFGPITDNAGGIAEMSNQPEEVRDRTDKLDAAGNTTKALTKGYAMASAALAAFLLFAAFFEIVSEVKGIPLSEVFMVNLGDPLIFVGGLVGAVLVFFFASLAIRAVSKAAGEMVEEVRRQFREDKGILAGTSEPDYAKCVDIATRGALKTMVVPALLPILVPVIFGLIMRYLLGDYVEAYQSVGALIMVGTIVGILMANFLNNGGGAWDNAKKYIEEGNHGGKKSPAHAAAVVGDTIGDPFKDTAGPSIHVLVKLLSTICLVTAVLFV; encoded by the coding sequence ATGATAGTCGATATTTTCGCTACAGAGAATCTGCTATTCATGATCCCGGTTGCGACAATTATCGCACTGATCTTCGCAGCTTACTTCTTCAAGGATGTCTGGTCCAAGGACAAGGGCACCCCTGAGATGCAGAAGGTTTCAGATGCGATCGAGACTGGTGCAATGGCTTACCTGAAGCGCCAGTACAAAACAATCGGAATCGTGATTGCAATACTCGCAGTCATAATCGCCCTCTGTACGTTCGTCGGAGAACCTTTCTCCAACTATCTGAACTACAAAGTGGCAATCGCATTCGTTATTGGTGCCGCATTCTCAATCCTCTCTGGATTCATCGGAATGAAGGTATCGGTCAACTCAAACATCAGGACATCCGCAGCAGCCAAGAGGTCGCTCGGTGAGGCATTCAAGACATCATTCAGGGGAGGAGCACTCTCCGGAATCGCAGTGTCTGCACTGTCCCTCTTCGGACTTTTCATGGTCGTCCTGATCTACAACGCTCTCATCGGAGACGGAGACGGACTCACTCCTTCCCTGACTCCCACACTCCACGCTGTCGTCGGATATGCCTTCGGAGCATCCTTCGCAGCTCTCTTCGCCCAGCTGGGTGGAGGAATCTATACCAAAGCAGCAGATGTCGGATCCGATCTCGTCGGAAAGGTCGAGGCCGGAATTCCCGAGGATGACCCCAGGAACCCTGCAGTCGTCGCAGACCTTGTCGGAGACAACGTCGGAGACTGTGCAGGTCGTGGAGCAGATATCTTCGAGTCGACCGCAGCAGAGATCATCGGTGCGATGGTCATCGGTACAGCCGTTGTATCCGTCGCCCCTTACCTCGGTAACAACTGGGTTTTCCTTCCCCTTGTCCTCATGGCATTCGGACTCGTCGCTTCCCTCGTCGGAATCGCAGTCGTCAGGATGAAGGAGGACGATGATGTCGTCAAGTCCCTCAACAAGGGTTACTATGTCACCATCGCACTGAACGTCATATTCCTGGCAGTCGGTACGTACTATCTGCTCGGAGAGGATTACTGGGTACACTTCTTCATCGCAGGACTCATCGGTATCGCACTCGGTCTTGCAATCGTTTACCTCACACAGTACTACACCGGCGACCACAAGCCCGTCAAGGGAATCGCAGCAGCATCCGAGACCGGAGCAGCTACGAACGTCATCGAGGGTATCTCGGTCGGAATGGAATCCACTGTTCTGCCCGTCGTCTGCATCGTTATCGCTATCGTCGCAACATACATGCTCGGATACACCGCAGCACCCGAAATCTTCGGAGTCAAGATCGACCCCACTACCTTCGGATTCTACGGAACCGCAGTCGGAACCATCGCAATGCTCGCCTCTTCCGCCTTCATCCTTGCTGAGGACACATTCGGACCCATCACCGACAACGCCGGTGGAATCGCCGAGATGTCCAACCAGCCTGAGGAAGTCAGGGACAGGACCGACAAACTCGACGCTGCAGGAAACACCACCAAGGCCCTTACCAAGGGATATGCAATGGCATCCGCAGCACTCGCAGCATTCCTGCTGTTCGCCGCGTTCTTCGAGATCGTCAGCGAAGTCAAGGGAATTCCTCTCAGTGAGGTCTTCATGGTCAACCTCGGTGACCCCCTCATCTTCGTCGGTGGACTCGTAGGAGCAGTGCTCGTGTTCTTCTTCGCATCCCTCGCAATCCGCGCTGTCTCCAAAGCAGCCGGTGAGATGGTCGAGGAGGTCCGCAGGCAGTTCCGTGAGGACAAGGGAATCCTCGCAGGTACTTCCGAGCCCGACTACGCAAAGTGTGTCGATATCGCAACCCGCGGAGCACTCAAGACAATGGTCGTCCCCGCTCTCCTTCCGATCCTCGTGCCGGTCATCTTCGGACTCATCATGAGGTATCTCCTCGGAGACTACGTCGAGGCATACCAGTCCGTCGGAGCACTCATCATGGTCGGAACCATCGTCGGAATCCTGATGGCTAACTTCCTCAACAACGGAGGAGGAGCTTGGGACAACGCCAAGAAGTATATCGAAGAGGGTAACCACGGCGGAAAGAAGTCGCCTGCACACGCAGCGGCCGTCGTCGGAGACACCATTGGAGATCCCTTCAAGGACACCGCAGGACCTTCCATCCACGTTCTCGTCAAGCTGCTGTCCACCATTTGTCTGGTGACCGCAGTCCTGTTCGTCTGA
- a CDS encoding cysteine synthase family protein — MTLYGSVKELIGETPLVELKHMSYPEGIRVFAKLELSNPAGSVKDRVGAYMIADAERNGILKPGSTIVEATAGNTGIGIALAALNKGYRVIFTVPTKFSEEKQKIMRALGAEIVNTPKEKGMLGAVAEAERIISEIPGSISLKQFDNMSNPRCHFETTGPEIYRDLEGRIDYAVMGAGSGGTFSGVVGYLKSRNPGIEGVLADPVGSIIGGGEKSEYAIEGIGNDFIAKTMDVSLIDRVYKVSDSEAYDVCRKLAKNEEILAGQSSGAALAAVQKLAEDVKVGNIVTILPDRGDRYLSKGLFG, encoded by the coding sequence ATGACATTGTATGGTTCCGTCAAAGAACTGATAGGCGAGACGCCACTCGTAGAGCTGAAGCACATGAGCTATCCTGAGGGCATCAGGGTGTTCGCCAAATTGGAGCTTAGTAACCCGGCTGGGAGCGTCAAGGACCGCGTAGGGGCGTACATGATTGCAGATGCGGAAAGGAACGGTATCCTGAAACCTGGATCCACCATCGTAGAGGCCACGGCAGGCAATACTGGGATAGGAATCGCTTTAGCGGCTCTGAACAAGGGATACAGAGTGATATTCACAGTCCCTACGAAATTCTCCGAGGAGAAGCAGAAGATCATGAGGGCTCTAGGCGCAGAAATCGTGAACACACCGAAAGAAAAGGGAATGCTGGGAGCGGTAGCAGAAGCCGAACGCATCATATCCGAGATACCTGGTTCTATATCCCTCAAGCAATTCGATAACATGAGCAATCCACGCTGCCATTTCGAAACGACCGGTCCAGAGATCTATCGCGATCTGGAAGGGAGAATCGACTACGCCGTTATGGGTGCAGGGAGCGGAGGTACGTTCTCCGGTGTCGTAGGCTATCTCAAAAGCAGGAACCCTGGCATCGAAGGTGTTCTTGCCGACCCGGTAGGATCCATAATCGGCGGTGGAGAGAAATCAGAATATGCGATCGAAGGGATCGGCAATGATTTCATAGCCAAAACGATGGATGTATCCTTGATAGATCGCGTCTACAAAGTCAGCGACAGCGAGGCATATGATGTCTGCCGTAAACTGGCGAAGAACGAAGAAATACTTGCAGGACAATCTTCCGGTGCTGCCCTTGCAGCAGTCCAAAAGCTCGCTGAGGATGTCAAGGTAGGGAACATCGTCACGATCCTCCCGGACAGAGGAGACAGATATCTGAGCAAAGGACTGTTCGGATGA
- a CDS encoding DNA-directed RNA polymerase subunit E, which translates to MAVIVQKACKQCSFISEEDVCPRCGGQTSKEWQGYLAVLDFEKSEIAKKMGISANGKYALKVR; encoded by the coding sequence ATGGCAGTAATCGTCCAGAAAGCATGCAAGCAGTGCAGTTTCATCTCCGAAGAGGATGTGTGTCCCCGCTGCGGCGGACAGACCTCGAAGGAATGGCAGGGATACCTCGCGGTTCTCGATTTCGAGAAATCGGAGATCGCCAAGAAGATGGGAATCTCGGCCAACGGAAAGTACGCTCTCAAGGTACGCTGA
- a CDS encoding Rrf2 family transcriptional regulator, producing MNVSTKTRYALRMLVDIAAFQDSGKVKIKDISERQGISIKYLEQIVATLSKADIVRGERGPQGGYRLTRPASEITVAQVVIEIEGGIAPVPCIRDGNVECDRKDRCTTVDMWMKIEKAVMDIMNETTIQDLLDDANAKGIIRIKDSMPEYII from the coding sequence GTGAATGTATCGACAAAAACCCGCTATGCATTGCGCATGCTTGTGGATATCGCGGCCTTCCAGGATTCCGGAAAGGTCAAAATCAAGGACATCTCCGAGAGGCAGGGCATTTCCATCAAATACCTGGAGCAAATCGTAGCCACACTCTCCAAAGCAGATATAGTAAGAGGGGAGAGGGGCCCTCAGGGCGGATACAGGCTGACCCGTCCCGCTTCCGAGATTACCGTCGCACAGGTCGTTATAGAGATCGAGGGGGGAATCGCACCTGTACCTTGCATCAGGGACGGGAACGTGGAATGCGACAGAAAGGACCGCTGTACGACAGTGGACATGTGGATGAAGATAGAGAAGGCCGTCATGGACATCATGAACGAGACTACGATACAGGATCTACTAGACGATGCAAACGCCAAGGGCATCATCAGAATCAAAGACTCCATGCCCGAATACATTATCTGA